A single Leptolyngbya ohadii IS1 DNA region contains:
- the dnaN gene encoding DNA polymerase III subunit beta produces MKLICTQSELNTHLSLVSRAVPSRPSHPVLANVLLTANEETQQVSLTGFDLSLGVQTSFSAQVESGGTLTLPAKLLSDIVSRLPEGEIILSDEGSEALVTLTCSSGRYQVRGMGAEEYPELPTIEEGEVAQLPVEALIEGLRGSLFATSSDETKQVLTGVHITAEANGLEFAATDGHRLSVVQTISEDERDEAEFGVTVPGKALRELERMLQTNGTGETITVRFDQGQLAFVWEGNQRLTSRLLEGQYPNYRQLIPRQFARQMTVDRRQIISALERIAVLADQKNSIVKLSLSGVVQELVLSVDAQDVGSGREAIPAQISGDDLEIAFNVKYLLEGLKALNTTEIQMQFNTATSPSIVTPLGGVKMTYLVMPVQIRS; encoded by the coding sequence ATGAAACTCATCTGCACCCAAAGCGAACTGAATACCCATCTGTCCCTGGTGAGCCGTGCTGTCCCTTCGCGTCCGAGCCATCCGGTGCTGGCAAATGTGCTGCTGACGGCAAATGAGGAAACGCAGCAGGTCAGCCTGACGGGATTTGATCTGAGCCTGGGGGTTCAGACTAGCTTCAGTGCCCAGGTCGAGTCTGGCGGAACGCTAACCCTTCCGGCAAAGCTGCTTTCCGATATTGTGTCGCGCCTTCCAGAAGGGGAAATTATCCTGTCGGACGAAGGTAGTGAGGCGTTAGTCACCCTGACCTGTTCATCGGGACGCTACCAGGTGCGCGGAATGGGCGCAGAGGAATATCCAGAGCTGCCGACGATCGAAGAGGGAGAAGTGGCACAGCTTCCGGTGGAGGCACTGATCGAAGGGCTGCGCGGCTCCCTGTTTGCCACCAGCTCCGACGAAACCAAGCAGGTTCTTACAGGCGTTCACATCACTGCCGAAGCGAACGGACTGGAATTTGCTGCTACGGATGGGCACCGTCTTTCAGTGGTACAGACGATCAGCGAAGACGAACGGGATGAAGCAGAGTTTGGCGTCACGGTTCCCGGTAAAGCCCTGCGCGAACTGGAGCGGATGCTGCAAACGAATGGCACCGGAGAAACAATCACCGTCCGGTTTGATCAGGGACAGCTTGCATTTGTCTGGGAAGGCAATCAGCGCCTCACCAGCCGTCTCTTAGAGGGACAGTACCCCAACTATCGCCAGCTCATTCCCCGTCAGTTTGCCCGCCAGATGACGGTCGATCGGCGTCAGATTATCAGTGCCCTGGAGCGGATTGCGGTGCTGGCAGATCAGAAAAACAGTATCGTTAAACTCAGCCTCAGCGGTGTGGTGCAGGAGCTTGTCCTTTCCGTAGACGCGCAGGATGTGGGCAGTGGCAGAGAAGCTATCCCCGCCCAAATTTCGGGTGACGACCTGGAGATTGCCTTCAACGTGAAATACCTGCTGGAAGGTCTCAAGGCACTTAATACCACCGAGATTCAGATGCAGTTCAACACCGCAACCAGTCCATCGATCGTGACTCCGCTGGGTGGGGTGAAGATGACTTATTTGGTCATGCCTGTTCAGATTCGTAGTTAA
- a CDS encoding OsmC family protein, translating into MRISARVQNSEGDHQVILNTNGTAHTVTIAPKATGFGSSANGGELLFLALATCYCNDIYREADKRGIKVSQVTVEVEGDFGAEGEPAQNITYRAKVTAKASEADIRELMQQTDRVAEIQNTLRVGTPVMLSQLEAVSQ; encoded by the coding sequence ATGAGAATCAGCGCTCGCGTCCAGAATAGCGAAGGGGATCATCAAGTGATCCTAAACACCAATGGCACTGCTCATACGGTGACGATCGCACCCAAAGCAACAGGGTTTGGCTCCAGCGCTAACGGTGGCGAGCTGCTATTTCTGGCTTTGGCAACTTGCTATTGCAATGATATTTACCGAGAAGCGGACAAGCGCGGAATCAAGGTATCCCAGGTGACGGTAGAGGTCGAAGGTGACTTTGGGGCAGAAGGGGAACCGGCTCAAAACATCACCTACCGCGCGAAAGTTACAGCAAAGGCAAGCGAAGCAGACATCCGTGAGTTGATGCAGCAAACCGATCGGGTGGCAGAAATTCAGAACACTCTACGAGTGGGAACGCCCGTGATGCTGAGCCAGTTAGAAGCTGTAAGCCAGTAG
- a CDS encoding M16 family metallopeptidase, with translation MISLLTPELLQTHPFPAKQYQFSNGLTLIHQQTPAAPVVTVDVWVKAGAIVEPEPWSGMAHFLEHMIFKGTHQLPPGLFDHIIESRGGMTNAATSHDYAHFFINTAAIHLPETLPHLADLLLNAQIPDEEFDLERDVVLEEIRQSLDEPDYIGFQSLVESVYQRHPYGRPILGDAQLLLDRSPDEMRHFHRTHYQPENMTVVIVGNVAWEPTLDMVSRSFAQFAPRSNCPLPEVEAEPPITDIRRQELYLPRLEQARLMMAWTGPGVEHLRSAYGLDLLSVLLAGGRTSRLVRELREERYLVQDIMSSFSLQQDSSLFTITAWLEPEHLSQVEAIIGDRLAELAEVPPLHSELNRYQRLLCNDYAFSTETAGQLAGLYGYYSTIADPRIATAYPQVIQSFSPEELRNIARQYLSPLRYAVTVLKPC, from the coding sequence TTGATATCTCTCCTAACCCCTGAATTGCTCCAGACCCATCCGTTTCCGGCAAAGCAGTATCAATTCAGCAACGGGCTAACGCTGATTCATCAGCAAACGCCAGCAGCACCCGTGGTTACGGTTGATGTGTGGGTTAAGGCAGGGGCGATCGTGGAGCCAGAACCCTGGTCGGGGATGGCACACTTCCTGGAACACATGATTTTCAAGGGTACGCATCAGCTTCCGCCCGGCTTGTTTGATCACATTATTGAAAGTCGCGGTGGAATGACCAACGCAGCCACCAGCCACGACTACGCCCATTTTTTCATCAACACCGCAGCCATTCATCTGCCCGAAACCCTGCCCCACCTGGCGGATCTGCTGCTCAATGCCCAGATCCCCGACGAGGAGTTTGATCTGGAACGGGATGTGGTTCTAGAGGAAATTCGTCAGTCCCTTGATGAGCCGGACTATATAGGCTTTCAGTCATTGGTCGAAAGCGTGTATCAGCGGCATCCTTACGGTCGTCCCATTTTGGGTGATGCTCAGCTTTTGCTCGATCGATCGCCCGACGAAATGCGGCACTTTCACCGCACCCACTACCAGCCCGAAAATATGACGGTGGTAATTGTGGGTAATGTGGCATGGGAACCGACGCTGGACATGGTGAGCCGATCGTTTGCCCAGTTTGCCCCGCGATCGAACTGTCCGTTACCTGAAGTGGAAGCGGAACCGCCGATTACCGACATCCGGCGACAGGAGCTTTATTTGCCCCGGTTAGAGCAGGCGCGATTGATGATGGCTTGGACGGGACCAGGGGTAGAGCATTTGCGGAGTGCCTACGGGCTGGATCTGCTGTCGGTTTTGCTAGCGGGGGGTAGGACTTCTCGGCTGGTGCGCGAACTGCGGGAAGAACGCTATCTGGTGCAGGACATCATGAGCAGCTTTTCGCTTCAGCAGGATTCGAGCCTGTTTACGATTACGGCGTGGCTGGAGCCGGAGCATCTGAGTCAGGTAGAGGCAATCATTGGCGATCGGCTGGCAGAACTGGCAGAGGTTCCCCCCCTGCATAGCGAACTCAACCGCTATCAAAGACTGCTCTGCAACGACTATGCTTTCTCCACCGAAACGGCAGGACAGCTAGCAGGACTCTACGGCTACTACAGCACGATCGCCGACCCACGCATTGCAACGGCATATCCCCAGGTGATTCAGTCCTTTAGCCCGGAAGAACTGCGAAACATTGCCCGACAATACCTGTCGCCGCTACGTTATGCTGTAACGGTGCTGAAGCCCTGCTAA
- a CDS encoding pentapeptide repeat-containing protein produces MRIAILFAAGVLALFSFWLPAYADTTSQNSLSDLTARLLETRSCIGCNLQDADLSGQDLRGVNLSRANLQNASLNKANLMAAYLRDANLQGTDLRQADLLAIDLSGANLKDAKLSRVTLDTARLCDTIAPNGKLSRRDC; encoded by the coding sequence ATGAGAATTGCCATTCTATTTGCAGCTGGAGTCCTGGCACTTTTTTCTTTTTGGTTGCCTGCCTACGCTGATACCACTTCCCAAAATTCTTTAAGTGATCTTACCGCTCGCCTGCTGGAAACCCGATCGTGCATTGGCTGCAATCTGCAAGATGCGGATTTAAGCGGTCAGGATCTGAGAGGCGTTAACCTCAGCCGTGCTAATTTGCAGAACGCCAGCCTGAACAAGGCAAACCTGATGGCGGCGTATCTGCGCGATGCTAACTTGCAGGGAACCGATCTGCGGCAAGCCGATTTGCTGGCGATCGATCTCAGTGGGGCAAACCTGAAGGACGCAAAGCTATCCCGCGTGACCCTCGACACGGCTCGTCTTTGTGACACGATCGCGCCTAATGGGAAGCTATCCCGCCGAGACTGCTGA
- a CDS encoding CsgG/HfaB family protein, giving the protein MVQTQIAAFSLAIGLGLTTIAQTAQAASFTPDPLLSPSAETVSETTIAQATPQTRRRIAVLDFDFASTGGSYGGWWSGEGPSKGVSDMLTNKLVQGGNYIVVERERIQQILDEQNLGQSGRVDASTAAQIGRILGVDAVVVGSITRFNLEEGSSGTSVLGVSVGGRRGSADVRLSARLISTSTAEILAAVESSGTAQQRGNSVSVAGLFGQQSNTSGSDQILSEAAETAVNQLAEQLNAQANLLSALPQTVPAVTAIIADVAGNQITLNRGTRDGFRSGMVVSVERVTREIKDPTTGEVIRSVTSPVGQIRITEVDDRSSVGTIVQGSGFRVGDQAVPVQ; this is encoded by the coding sequence ATGGTTCAAACGCAAATCGCGGCATTCTCCCTGGCGATCGGATTGGGATTGACGACGATCGCTCAGACGGCTCAAGCAGCTAGTTTTACCCCCGACCCACTGCTTTCCCCCTCTGCTGAAACGGTTTCTGAAACCACGATCGCCCAGGCAACTCCCCAAACCCGTCGGCGAATTGCCGTGCTTGATTTTGACTTTGCTAGTACAGGTGGTTCCTACGGAGGTTGGTGGAGCGGTGAGGGTCCGTCGAAAGGGGTCAGCGATATGTTGACTAATAAGCTGGTGCAGGGCGGCAACTACATCGTGGTGGAGCGCGAGCGAATTCAGCAGATCCTTGATGAGCAAAACCTGGGTCAGTCCGGTCGGGTGGATGCCTCCACAGCGGCTCAAATCGGGCGGATTCTGGGTGTGGATGCGGTAGTGGTGGGGTCGATCACGCGCTTTAACCTGGAGGAAGGCAGTTCGGGAACCAGTGTGCTGGGCGTATCTGTGGGCGGTCGGCGCGGCAGTGCGGATGTAAGGCTCTCGGCGCGGCTCATTAGCACCAGTACGGCAGAGATTTTAGCAGCGGTGGAAAGTAGCGGTACTGCACAGCAGCGGGGCAATTCGGTGTCGGTCGCTGGACTTTTTGGGCAGCAGTCCAATACCAGCGGCTCGGATCAGATTTTGAGTGAAGCGGCGGAAACGGCAGTGAATCAGCTTGCAGAACAGCTCAACGCCCAGGCGAATCTGCTATCGGCATTACCCCAAACGGTTCCTGCGGTAACGGCAATTATCGCGGACGTGGCGGGCAATCAAATCACGCTGAATCGCGGTACCAGAGACGGCTTCCGATCGGGGATGGTGGTCTCAGTGGAGCGGGTAACTCGCGAAATTAAAGACCCGACAACGGGTGAGGTGATTCGCTCCGTGACTTCTCCCGTTGGGCAAATTCGGATTACGGAAGTTGACGATCGCTCCAGTGTGGGGACAATCGTGCAGGGTAGCGGCTTCCGAGTGGGAGATCAGGCAGTTCCAGTGCAGTAA
- a CDS encoding M16 family metallopeptidase, which produces MQNRIVHRAVLPNGMTVLCTENAAADIVAARIFIRAGGRYEPIAQAGLSHLLAAVMTKGTDRLTSQEIAERVESVGASLGADAAADYCLLSIKTVSGDFAEMLELAAELLRSPAFPEMEVELERRLTLQGIRSMQEQPFSVANNQLRQALYGQHPYALPGLGTSETVSSLTPTDLRHYHKTYFRPDNLVISIAGRIQSEAAMKLVEKVFGDWEQPLQTDGSVLPLPELELPAVMPNPQWKITPQDTQQAIVMLGYLASEVHSTDHLTLKLLNTYLGSGLSSRLFVELREKQGLAYEVSAFYPTRIDTSHFVAYIGTAPDNAAVALEGLRSEMERLQTILLSDEELQAAKNKLLGQYALGKQTNAQLAQISGWYETLQLGIDYDDRFQERIPQIAAADIQAVANRYFTQPYVSLVGSEKAIDLVEQVKR; this is translated from the coding sequence ATGCAAAACCGTATTGTCCATCGTGCTGTCCTGCCCAACGGGATGACTGTTTTGTGTACCGAAAATGCAGCAGCGGATATTGTTGCGGCACGAATCTTTATCCGAGCGGGTGGACGCTATGAGCCGATCGCCCAAGCAGGTCTTTCCCATCTGCTTGCCGCCGTCATGACGAAGGGAACCGATCGCCTCACCTCTCAGGAAATTGCGGAGCGAGTGGAATCCGTAGGGGCGAGTTTGGGGGCAGATGCAGCGGCAGACTACTGTTTGCTCAGCATTAAAACTGTGTCCGGTGACTTTGCCGAGATGCTGGAACTGGCTGCCGAACTGCTGCGATCGCCCGCCTTCCCCGAAATGGAAGTGGAGCTAGAGCGACGGCTCACCCTGCAAGGGATTCGATCGATGCAGGAACAGCCTTTCTCCGTGGCAAACAATCAGCTGCGGCAGGCACTGTACGGTCAGCATCCCTACGCCCTACCTGGGTTAGGAACCTCCGAAACCGTATCTAGTCTGACTCCGACCGACCTGCGCCACTATCACAAAACCTACTTCCGCCCGGATAATCTCGTCATCAGCATCGCGGGACGGATTCAGTCTGAAGCGGCAATGAAACTGGTTGAGAAGGTGTTTGGCGACTGGGAACAGCCTTTGCAAACTGACGGCTCGGTGCTGCCCCTGCCGGAACTGGAGCTGCCCGCCGTTATGCCCAATCCTCAGTGGAAGATCACCCCCCAGGATACGCAGCAGGCGATCGTAATGCTGGGCTATCTGGCAAGCGAGGTTCACAGCACAGACCACCTGACGCTCAAGCTGCTGAATACCTATCTGGGCAGCGGACTTTCCAGCCGACTATTTGTAGAACTGCGGGAAAAGCAAGGGCTGGCGTATGAGGTGTCCGCTTTTTATCCCACCCGCATCGATACGTCCCACTTTGTCGCCTACATTGGCACTGCCCCCGATAATGCCGCCGTTGCTCTAGAAGGACTGCGATCGGAGATGGAGCGGCTGCAAACGATTCTGCTCAGCGACGAGGAACTTCAGGCGGCAAAGAATAAGCTGCTGGGACAGTACGCCCTGGGCAAGCAAACCAACGCCCAACTCGCCCAAATTTCGGGCTGGTACGAGACTCTGCAACTGGGCATCGACTATGACGATCGCTTCCAGGAGCGCATCCCCCAAATCGCCGCCGCCGATATTCAGGCAGTGGCAAACCGTTACTTTACCCAGCCCTATGTCTCGCTGGTGGGTTCAGAAAAGGCGATCGATCTGGTGGAACAGGTGAAGCGGTGA
- the clpB gene encoding ATP-dependent chaperone ClpB: MQPTNPNQFTEKAWEAIVRTPDIAKQAQHQQLESEHLMLAILEQPEGLATSILNKLGVNVQRVREYTEGFIQRQPKISGAGGSVYLGRSLDTLLDRADALRKEYGDEYISVEHLLLAYARDDRFGKALFQEFKLNENTLKTTVDQVRGNQKVTDQNPEGKYEALEKYGRDLTEAARQGKLDPVIGRDDEIRRTIQILSRRTKNNPVLIGEPGVGKTAIAEGLAQRIIAGDVPESLKDRKLIALDMGALIAGAKFRGEFEERLKAVLKEVTDSNGSIILFIDEIHTVVGAGATQGAMDAGNLLKPMLARGELRCIGATTLDEYRKYIEKDAALERRFQQVYVDQPSVEDTISILRGLKERYEVHHGVKISDSSVVAAATLSNRYISDRFLPDKAIDLVDEAAAKLKMEITSKPEELDEVDRKILQLEMEKLSLQKESDAASRERLERLEKELSDLKEEHNSLNAQWQAEKEVITDIQTLKEEIDRVNLEVQQAERDYDLNRAAELKYGKLTDLQRKLEEAEQRLTQTQTSGKSMLREEVTESDIAEIISKWTGIPVSKLVESEMQKLLHLEDELHRRVIGQDEAVTAVADAIQRSRAGLADPNRPIASFIFLGPTGVGKTELAKALASYMFDTEEAMVRIDMSEYMEKHAVSRLIGAPPGYVGYEEGGQLTEAIRRRPYAVILFDEIEKAHPDVFNIMLQILDDGRVTDSQGRTVDFKNTVIIMTSNIGSQYILDLAGNDELYEEMRSRVMEALRSNFRPEFLNRVDELIIFHSLNRSELRHIVQLQANRLAQRLAERKMSLRLSESALDFLAEVGYDPVFGARPLKRAIQRELETPIAKAILRGEFQDGDTIYVDIENERLALKRLPAELLTTM, translated from the coding sequence ATGCAACCAACGAACCCGAATCAATTTACGGAGAAAGCGTGGGAGGCGATCGTTCGCACTCCGGATATCGCGAAACAGGCGCAGCATCAGCAGCTTGAATCCGAACATTTGATGCTGGCAATTCTGGAGCAGCCAGAGGGACTGGCGACGAGTATCCTTAATAAACTCGGTGTCAATGTGCAGCGGGTACGCGAGTACACAGAAGGCTTCATTCAGCGGCAGCCGAAGATCTCTGGAGCAGGCGGCTCGGTTTACCTGGGTCGATCGCTCGATACATTGCTCGATCGGGCTGATGCGCTGCGGAAAGAGTATGGGGACGAATATATTTCGGTGGAACATTTGCTGCTGGCGTATGCCAGGGACGATCGCTTCGGTAAGGCTCTGTTCCAGGAATTCAAACTAAACGAGAATACACTAAAGACTACTGTGGATCAGGTAAGAGGTAATCAGAAAGTGACGGATCAAAACCCAGAGGGCAAGTACGAAGCTCTAGAGAAGTATGGGCGGGATCTGACGGAGGCGGCGCGTCAGGGCAAGCTTGATCCGGTGATTGGTCGCGATGATGAAATCCGCCGCACAATTCAGATTCTCTCCCGACGCACGAAGAATAACCCGGTGCTGATCGGGGAACCCGGTGTGGGTAAAACGGCGATCGCGGAAGGTCTGGCACAGCGCATTATTGCCGGAGACGTGCCCGAATCCCTGAAGGATCGCAAGCTGATTGCTCTCGATATGGGTGCCCTGATCGCGGGTGCGAAGTTCCGGGGTGAATTCGAGGAGCGGTTAAAAGCCGTCCTGAAGGAAGTCACGGATTCTAACGGCAGCATCATTCTATTTATTGACGAGATTCACACCGTCGTTGGTGCGGGTGCAACCCAGGGCGCAATGGATGCCGGAAACCTGTTGAAGCCGATGCTGGCAAGGGGTGAGTTGCGCTGTATTGGTGCCACAACGCTGGACGAGTACCGCAAGTACATCGAGAAGGACGCGGCTCTAGAGCGACGTTTCCAGCAGGTCTATGTGGATCAGCCTTCGGTAGAAGACACGATCTCGATTCTGCGCGGTCTGAAGGAGCGTTACGAAGTTCACCACGGGGTCAAAATCTCTGACTCTTCGGTGGTGGCGGCAGCGACCCTCTCAAACCGCTATATCTCCGATCGCTTCCTGCCGGACAAGGCAATTGACCTCGTAGACGAAGCGGCGGCAAAGCTGAAGATGGAAATCACCTCCAAGCCGGAAGAACTGGATGAGGTCGATCGCAAAATCCTTCAGCTTGAGATGGAAAAGCTGTCTCTGCAAAAGGAAAGTGATGCGGCTTCTCGCGAACGGTTAGAGCGGCTAGAAAAAGAGCTGTCTGACCTGAAGGAAGAACACAACTCCCTCAATGCCCAATGGCAGGCAGAGAAGGAAGTGATTACCGACATTCAGACGTTGAAGGAAGAGATCGATCGCGTCAACCTGGAAGTGCAGCAGGCGGAGCGGGACTACGACCTCAACCGGGCGGCGGAACTGAAGTACGGCAAGCTGACCGACCTGCAACGCAAGCTGGAAGAAGCCGAGCAGCGACTCACCCAGACGCAAACCAGCGGCAAATCAATGCTGCGTGAAGAAGTCACCGAGTCCGACATTGCAGAGATTATTTCCAAGTGGACGGGCATTCCGGTGAGCAAGCTGGTCGAGTCCGAAATGCAGAAGCTCCTGCACCTGGAAGACGAACTGCACCGTCGCGTCATTGGTCAGGATGAGGCTGTTACCGCAGTTGCAGATGCGATCCAGCGTTCCCGTGCCGGACTGGCTGACCCCAATCGACCGATCGCCAGCTTTATCTTCCTGGGTCCAACGGGCGTCGGTAAGACCGAGCTTGCAAAGGCACTCGCCTCCTATATGTTCGACACCGAAGAGGCAATGGTGCGGATCGATATGTCCGAATACATGGAGAAGCACGCCGTCTCGCGTCTGATCGGTGCGCCTCCCGGATACGTGGGCTACGAGGAAGGCGGTCAGCTCACGGAAGCGATTCGTCGTCGTCCCTATGCGGTGATTCTGTTTGACGAGATCGAGAAAGCCCATCCGGATGTGTTCAACATCATGCTGCAAATCCTCGACGATGGGCGTGTGACGGATTCTCAGGGTCGCACGGTCGATTTCAAGAACACCGTCATCATCATGACCAGCAACATCGGGTCGCAGTACATCCTCGATCTGGCAGGCAACGATGAACTGTACGAAGAAATGCGCTCCCGTGTGATGGAGGCACTGCGATCAAACTTCCGTCCGGAGTTCCTGAACCGGGTTGATGAGCTAATCATCTTCCACAGCCTCAACCGTTCCGAGCTGCGTCATATCGTTCAGCTCCAGGCAAATCGTTTAGCACAGCGTTTGGCAGAGCGCAAGATGTCCCTCCGCCTGTCCGAGTCGGCTCTGGACTTCCTGGCAGAAGTGGGCTACGACCCCGTGTTTGGTGCCCGTCCGCTGAAGCGAGCCATCCAGCGTGAACTGGAAACGCCGATCGCCAAAGCCATCCTGCGGGGCGAATTCCAGGACGGAGACACGATCTACGTGGATATCGAAAACGAGCGGCTGGCGCTGAAGCGACTCCCGGCGGAACTGCTGACGACGATGTAA
- a CDS encoding BsuBI/PstI family type II restriction endonuclease: MEALSFEPFAKSNSVANLLTEVDFQRLLLSNQAALDNQKVLEQFLTPAPIAELMSGLFEDLSKPEISLLDVGAGTGILLAAVVQKICQIQTPPKKLSIVAYEIDCKLLPYLEYTLKLCRAACVSAEIDCEYEVRNKDFIEDTARILLPTLWNEYKQEFFTHAILNPPYSKISSTSKTCYLLKQIGVKTTNIYTGFMAAAALLLEPQGEIVSITPRSFCSGTYFRPFRDFFLNLMSLRQVHLFESRDKVFSDDAVLQETIIFHCLKQQQKKSDVVAITTSSGTNDDMLLCHRLPYSEVVRSDDDEKFIRILPDAYSQLISQLMGQFDCTLEDLGISVSTGRVVDFRSKEYLRWTPGKNTVPLIYPINFAGDSIVYPVLGRKPQALVIDPEVENLLVPDGNYVLCKRFSSKEEKRRVVTAIYEAGSLGTSRIGFENHLNYFHQGGRGLDLDLARGLSIFLNSSLLDNFFRLFNGHTQINVSDLRSLRYPTKEKLLLLGKKVGDKKLTYQEIDSLVEKELLTMSESNKINPLKAKTKIDEALDILKQLGFPKQQLNERSALTLLALTDTKPSALWEQANARLIGITPIMEFMADYYGKTYKPNTRETVRRQTVHQFLDAALVTINPDNPERPTNSPKTVYKIEESALELVRQYNTNEWYKALNAYLASVGTLKQKYAQERELLRIPIMIEGQEKTLSPGGQNILVKKIIDEFRPCFTPDGSFLYVGDTDKKFAHFMKDALAELGVNINSHGKMPDVIIYFRRKNWLILIEAVTSHGPINPKRKKELEKLFAGVTIPLVMVTAFLNRRAMVEYLPEIAWETDVWVAEDATHLIHFNGQHLLQAYRVEPL, encoded by the coding sequence TTGGAAGCTCTGAGCTTTGAACCATTCGCTAAATCTAACTCAGTAGCTAACTTGTTAACTGAGGTTGATTTTCAGCGTCTTCTTCTAAGCAACCAAGCTGCCTTAGATAATCAGAAGGTACTGGAGCAGTTTCTTACCCCAGCTCCGATCGCAGAACTAATGTCTGGGTTATTTGAGGATTTGAGCAAGCCAGAGATTTCCCTGTTGGACGTAGGAGCAGGTACAGGCATTTTGCTGGCTGCTGTAGTGCAAAAGATATGCCAGATTCAAACCCCACCCAAAAAACTGAGTATCGTTGCTTATGAAATAGATTGTAAGCTTCTTCCATATTTGGAGTACACCCTGAAACTTTGTAGGGCTGCTTGCGTTTCCGCTGAAATTGATTGTGAGTACGAGGTTAGAAATAAGGACTTTATAGAGGATACAGCAAGGATCTTGCTTCCTACTTTATGGAATGAGTATAAGCAGGAATTCTTCACCCATGCTATCTTGAATCCACCTTATTCAAAAATTAGTTCAACATCAAAAACTTGCTATCTTTTAAAGCAAATTGGTGTTAAAACAACAAATATTTATACGGGCTTTATGGCAGCAGCAGCACTATTGCTAGAGCCTCAGGGTGAGATAGTATCTATTACTCCACGTAGTTTCTGTAGTGGAACTTACTTTCGCCCTTTTCGAGATTTTTTTCTCAACTTGATGAGTTTACGTCAAGTTCATCTGTTTGAATCAAGAGATAAAGTTTTTAGTGATGATGCTGTTCTTCAGGAAACAATTATCTTTCACTGCCTCAAACAGCAACAAAAGAAAAGCGATGTAGTTGCAATCACTACAAGTTCGGGAACAAATGACGATATGCTGCTTTGTCATCGATTGCCATACAGTGAGGTAGTGCGATCTGATGATGATGAGAAGTTCATTAGAATACTTCCTGATGCTTATAGTCAATTGATTTCCCAGCTAATGGGTCAGTTCGACTGTACGCTGGAGGATCTTGGCATCTCAGTTTCTACGGGACGAGTTGTGGACTTTCGATCGAAGGAGTATCTCCGCTGGACACCTGGCAAGAATACTGTGCCTTTGATTTATCCGATTAACTTTGCAGGGGACAGTATTGTATATCCAGTGCTAGGTAGAAAACCTCAAGCTCTTGTAATTGATCCAGAGGTAGAAAACTTGCTTGTGCCGGATGGAAACTATGTCCTTTGTAAGCGATTCTCTTCAAAGGAGGAGAAGCGTAGAGTCGTTACAGCAATTTATGAAGCTGGAAGTTTAGGAACTTCTAGGATTGGCTTTGAGAATCATCTGAATTACTTTCATCAGGGGGGGCGAGGTCTAGATCTTGATCTAGCAAGAGGTCTGTCTATCTTTCTTAACTCTAGTTTGCTTGATAACTTTTTTCGACTATTTAACGGACATACTCAGATTAATGTGTCTGATCTACGCAGTTTGAGATATCCAACGAAAGAAAAGCTGCTCCTTCTAGGTAAAAAGGTTGGAGATAAAAAACTTACATATCAGGAAATCGATTCTCTTGTAGAGAAAGAATTACTTACTATGTCCGAGAGTAATAAAATCAATCCCCTTAAGGCTAAAACAAAAATTGATGAAGCGTTGGATATCCTGAAACAATTGGGCTTTCCAAAGCAGCAGCTCAACGAGCGATCAGCACTTACTCTGCTTGCCCTGACTGATACAAAACCCTCCGCCCTGTGGGAACAGGCGAATGCTCGGCTAATTGGTATAACCCCAATAATGGAATTTATGGCAGACTATTATGGTAAAACATATAAGCCTAATACTCGAGAAACTGTACGTCGCCAAACAGTGCACCAGTTCCTGGATGCTGCCTTAGTCACAATCAACCCTGATAACCCAGAACGTCCTACTAATAGCCCTAAAACAGTCTATAAAATTGAAGAAAGTGCGCTAGAACTTGTACGGCAATACAATACAAATGAGTGGTACAAAGCATTAAATGCTTATTTGGCTTCTGTTGGAACGCTAAAACAGAAATACGCACAGGAACGCGAGTTGTTACGCATTCCAATTATGATTGAAGGGCAGGAGAAAACTTTATCTCCTGGTGGTCAAAATATCTTAGTTAAGAAGATTATTGACGAATTCAGACCTTGTTTTACCCCTGATGGGTCATTTCTATATGTAGGAGATACAGACAAAAAATTCGCTCACTTCATGAAGGATGCTCTTGCTGAATTAGGTGTTAATATAAATTCTCACGGTAAAATGCCAGATGTAATCATTTATTTTCGTAGAAAAAATTGGTTAATTCTGATTGAGGCAGTTACATCCCACGGACCTATCAACCCTAAACGCAAGAAGGAACTAGAAAAGCTGTTTGCTGGCGTAACCATTCCTCTAGTGATGGTGACAGCCTTCTTAAACCGTCGGGCGATGGTTGAATATCTTCCCGAAATAGCATGGGAAACTGATGTTTGGGTAGCGGAAGATGCAACTCATCTAATCCATTTCAATGGACAGCATCTGCTTCAAGCTTATAGGGTTGAACCGCTTTAA